Proteins encoded in a region of the [Limnothrix rosea] IAM M-220 genome:
- a CDS encoding IS110 family transposase — protein sequence MTATILGLDISKDKFHAALLKTQKKASVQVFENSWDGFEQLQHWLLKQSAEKVHACLEATSIYGHPVATYLYHQGHTVSIVNPSRIKGFAQSRLSRTKNDRADATTIACFCAALQPQAWTPPTPELAKLQGYSRRLQALEKMKTQEQNRLQISDPELTTDIQEHIEFLEQQMVSIKKRQQALIVESSTLHEQQQLLTSIVGIGEKTAVIILSEIGSIEQFTSARQLAAFVGLTPQEHQSGTSVKGKTRLCKIGNPHVRKALYFPALTAIRYSPQIQALRKRFLEAGKNKMQIVGIVMHKLIRIVYGVLKSGKPFEPQKLEFSPSHAGDTILAAS from the coding sequence ATGACAGCAACCATTTTGGGACTCGATATCAGTAAGGATAAATTTCATGCTGCCCTACTCAAAACCCAGAAAAAAGCCTCGGTACAAGTCTTTGAAAATAGTTGGGATGGCTTTGAACAACTACAACATTGGCTGCTTAAACAGAGTGCCGAGAAAGTTCATGCTTGTTTGGAAGCAACCAGTATCTATGGTCACCCTGTAGCAACATATCTATACCATCAAGGTCATACAGTCAGCATTGTGAATCCTTCTCGCATTAAGGGATTCGCCCAAAGTCGTTTGAGCCGGACGAAAAATGATCGTGCCGATGCAACAACCATTGCTTGTTTTTGTGCAGCTTTACAACCCCAAGCTTGGACTCCCCCAACTCCTGAGTTAGCAAAATTGCAAGGCTATAGTCGTCGTCTGCAAGCCTTGGAAAAGATGAAAACCCAAGAGCAAAATCGCCTTCAGATATCCGACCCGGAGCTAACGACAGACATCCAAGAGCACATTGAGTTTTTGGAGCAACAGATGGTCTCTATAAAAAAGCGGCAACAAGCATTGATTGTGGAATCATCGACTCTGCATGAGCAACAACAGTTACTGACATCTATTGTTGGTATTGGAGAGAAAACCGCCGTGATTATCCTGTCTGAGATAGGCTCTATTGAGCAATTTACATCTGCTCGTCAGTTAGCCGCTTTTGTTGGTCTTACTCCCCAAGAACACCAATCGGGCACTTCCGTTAAAGGGAAGACCCGTTTATGTAAAATTGGCAATCCTCATGTACGCAAAGCTTTGTATTTCCCGGCTTTGACTGCAATTCGCTACAGTCCTCAAATCCAAGCTTTACGGAAGCGGTTTTTAGAGGCAGGCAAAAACAAAATGCAGATAGTCGGCATTGTCATGCACAAGTTAATTCGTATTGTGTATGGTGTCCTTAAATCGGGCAAACCTTTTGAACCACAGAAGCTAGAGTTTTCTCCATCTCATGCTGGGGATACTATTCTTGCTGCCTCTTGA
- a CDS encoding NAD(P)/FAD-dependent oxidoreductase, translating to MVSTQLPDLTPTTDKHKVVIIGGGFGGLYAAKTLGKNDLVDVTLIDKRNFHLFQPLLYQVATGTLSPADIASPLRGVLSGNQNTHVLLDEVQDIDPEAKTVVMQEGIVHYDSLIVATGVSHHYFGNDQWKPFAPGLKTVEDALEIRHRIFMAFEAAEKETDPALQQAWLTFVIVGGGPTGVELAGAISEIAYSVLKKDFRKIDTAKAKVILLEGMDRVLPPYDPSLSAKAEESLVSLGVDVQTSSMVTNIEGDHVTLKQGDRLVEIHAKTIVWAAGVKASGMGLVLGDRLGAKLDRAGRVIVEPNLSIEGYPDVFVIGDLANFPHQNERPLPGVAPVAMQEGQYVAKLLKQRLQGSEMAPFRYMEVGSLAVIGQNAAVVDLGFVKFSGFLAWLVWIFAHVYYLIEFDNKMVVMLQWGWNYFTRGRGARLITGEKDLQRGFQLYQDYSEKETKVNVKVEA from the coding sequence ATGGTAAGCACCCAACTCCCAGACCTCACCCCCACAACGGATAAACACAAAGTTGTCATTATTGGTGGTGGCTTTGGTGGTCTATATGCCGCAAAAACCCTTGGTAAAAACGATTTGGTCGATGTCACCCTAATCGACAAGCGGAATTTTCATCTCTTCCAACCGTTGCTATACCAAGTTGCGACAGGGACACTTTCTCCCGCAGATATTGCTTCACCATTGCGGGGAGTGCTTAGTGGGAATCAAAATACCCATGTATTGTTAGACGAAGTGCAAGATATTGACCCCGAAGCGAAAACGGTGGTGATGCAAGAGGGGATTGTCCATTACGACAGCCTGATTGTGGCCACGGGAGTGAGTCACCACTACTTTGGCAATGACCAGTGGAAACCCTTTGCTCCCGGTTTGAAAACCGTTGAAGATGCCCTTGAAATTCGTCACCGTATTTTTATGGCCTTTGAAGCGGCGGAAAAAGAAACCGACCCCGCATTGCAACAGGCATGGCTGACCTTTGTCATTGTCGGTGGTGGTCCCACTGGTGTAGAGCTAGCTGGTGCAATTTCTGAGATTGCCTATAGTGTGCTCAAAAAAGATTTCCGTAAAATCGATACGGCGAAAGCAAAAGTAATTCTCCTAGAAGGCATGGATCGTGTCTTGCCTCCCTACGATCCGTCGCTGTCAGCTAAGGCGGAAGAATCTTTAGTTTCCCTCGGTGTAGATGTCCAAACTAGCAGTATGGTTACCAATATTGAGGGGGATCATGTCACCCTCAAGCAAGGTGATCGGCTAGTCGAAATCCATGCGAAAACGATTGTGTGGGCGGCTGGTGTGAAGGCTTCTGGCATGGGTCTGGTTTTAGGCGATCGCCTCGGCGCGAAGCTAGACCGGGCGGGACGGGTGATCGTTGAACCAAACCTCAGTATCGAGGGCTATCCCGATGTTTTTGTGATTGGTGATCTTGCTAACTTCCCCCACCAAAACGAGCGTCCTTTACCCGGTGTTGCCCCCGTCGCCATGCAGGAAGGTCAGTACGTTGCAAAGCTACTCAAACAGCGTTTACAAGGCAGTGAGATGGCACCGTTCCGTTATATGGAAGTGGGTAGCCTTGCGGTGATTGGTCAAAATGCCGCTGTGGTTGACCTAGGCTTTGTGAAATTCTCTGGTTTCCTTGCTTGGTTGGTGTGGATTTTTGCCCATGTTTACTACCTCATCGAATTTGATAACAAGATGGTGGTGATGCTGCAGTGGGGCTGGAATTATTTCACCCGTGGCCGAGGCGCGCGTCTCATTACTGGTGAGAAAGATCTGCAAAGAGGTTTCCAGCTCTATCAAGATTATTCGGAAAAAGAGACTAAGGTGAATGTCAAAGTTGAAGCATAG